One window of the Nitrospiraceae bacterium genome contains the following:
- a CDS encoding efflux RND transporter permease subunit, which yields MIERIIDWSARHGFLVGILTLFLMGWGIWSVSHTPLDALPDLSDVQVIVLTEWPGRSPDLMEDQITYPIVTSMLGAPRIKYVRGQSFLGLSFVYIVFQDGTDMYWARSRVVEYMQGLVGKLPEGISPTLGPDATGVGWVFQYALVDESGKQSLADLRSFQDWYLRYWLQSVSGVAEVATIGGFVKQYQVQVDPVKLQGYGIGLPRVIQAVRRSNNEVGGRVIEASEREYMVRGRGYIQSLDDLRTIPIGTDGKGTPITIHDVATVTFGPDLRRGIAELNGQGETVGGIVVMRYGENALEVIQRVKERIATIMPSIPEGIRIVPMYDRSELILRAIATLKEKVIEITIVVSVICLLFLFHVRSALVPVLLLPVAILLSFIAMYYLGVSSNVMSLSGIAIAIGTMVDAVIVMVENAHRRLEEWDSRGRSGSRDDIIIQAAREVGKPLFFSLLIIIVSFLPIFTLEAQEGRLFKPLAYTKTFAMFFAALLSIGLAPLLMKWFIRGRIMAERRNPLNRFLVWIYTPLLKSVLNARWLVVGLAILGMFLVVPVYQQLGSEFMPPLNEGTILYMPTSIPGMSIQQASTILQTQDRLLKEFPEVDQVMGKMGRARTATDPAPLHMGETMVTLKPQEDWRPGMTWDKLIAEMDQKVKLPGMPNIWWMPIQTRTEMLATGIRSSLGIRILGPNLEELERIGLHIESLLHTLQGTRSAYAERVTGGYYVDIDVNRTAAARYGLTVGDVQDVIESAIGGKNIAWTVEGRERYPINVRYPRDLRQDVEALKRVLVSTPKGEQIPLAQLSHISTTTGPSSVRDENGSLASMVFVDIAGEDLGTYVHKAKDLVQKHITLPSGYTLQWAGQYQFLERAQEKLTIVIPLTLFLIFLLLYLNFHSIPRCLLVLLSVPFSLVGAIWYVNFLNYPLSIAVWVGLIALAGVAAETGVIMVMFLDEACARRQRENRLHSLSDLRDAIIEGAVLRVRPKIMTASAITFGLLPIMWSQGTGADVMKRIAAPMIGGMVTATVLTLLVIPVIYFIWRSRSLKSRIQGT from the coding sequence ATGATTGAACGAATCATTGACTGGAGTGCGCGTCACGGCTTTTTGGTAGGAATCCTCACCCTTTTTCTGATGGGGTGGGGAATCTGGTCGGTTTCTCATACGCCACTGGATGCCCTGCCTGATCTTTCCGATGTGCAAGTGATCGTCTTGACGGAGTGGCCCGGCCGAAGCCCCGATCTGATGGAGGATCAAATTACCTATCCTATTGTCACCTCGATGCTAGGGGCTCCACGCATCAAGTATGTTCGAGGCCAATCGTTTTTAGGGTTATCTTTTGTCTACATTGTGTTTCAGGACGGAACCGATATGTATTGGGCCCGAAGCCGGGTTGTGGAATACATGCAGGGTCTGGTGGGAAAACTGCCGGAAGGAATTTCTCCGACCTTAGGCCCGGATGCGACAGGGGTCGGGTGGGTCTTTCAATATGCCCTTGTGGACGAAAGCGGAAAGCAGAGCCTGGCCGATCTTCGCTCGTTTCAAGATTGGTATTTGCGCTATTGGTTGCAGAGTGTGTCCGGCGTGGCGGAAGTGGCGACCATCGGCGGATTCGTGAAACAATATCAAGTCCAAGTCGATCCCGTGAAATTACAGGGATATGGCATCGGCCTTCCCCGGGTCATTCAGGCTGTCCGACGCAGTAACAATGAAGTAGGAGGACGGGTCATTGAGGCCAGTGAACGGGAATATATGGTACGGGGCCGCGGATACATCCAATCGCTTGACGATCTTCGAACTATTCCAATCGGAACGGACGGAAAGGGAACGCCCATTACCATCCACGATGTCGCGACCGTGACGTTCGGTCCGGATCTCAGACGTGGCATTGCTGAATTGAATGGACAAGGAGAAACCGTCGGTGGCATCGTCGTCATGCGTTATGGCGAAAATGCGCTTGAAGTCATTCAACGGGTCAAAGAACGCATAGCCACCATCATGCCCTCCATTCCCGAAGGCATCCGTATCGTTCCGATGTATGATCGCTCGGAATTGATTCTTCGGGCCATCGCCACGCTCAAAGAAAAAGTAATTGAAATCACCATCGTCGTGAGCGTGATTTGCCTCCTCTTTTTATTTCACGTTCGCTCCGCGCTGGTTCCCGTCCTCTTACTGCCGGTGGCGATTCTCTTGTCATTTATTGCGATGTATTATCTGGGCGTCTCCTCGAACGTCATGTCACTCTCCGGCATTGCCATCGCCATCGGAACCATGGTCGATGCGGTCATTGTCATGGTGGAAAACGCGCATCGTCGCTTGGAGGAGTGGGATTCCCGAGGACGTTCCGGCTCACGGGATGACATCATTATTCAAGCCGCCCGGGAAGTCGGCAAGCCCCTCTTCTTTTCTTTGCTCATCATCATCGTCTCGTTTCTGCCCATCTTTACACTCGAAGCGCAGGAAGGCCGTCTGTTCAAGCCGCTGGCCTACACCAAAACATTCGCCATGTTCTTTGCGGCGTTGTTGTCCATCGGGTTGGCCCCCCTCTTGATGAAATGGTTCATTCGCGGCCGGATAATGGCTGAACGACGAAACCCGTTGAACCGGTTTCTTGTATGGATCTATACCCCTCTTCTGAAAAGTGTTCTGAATGCCCGATGGCTTGTCGTTGGCCTAGCCATTCTCGGAATGTTCCTTGTCGTTCCCGTCTACCAACAGTTAGGCTCTGAATTTATGCCCCCCCTGAACGAAGGCACGATTCTGTATATGCCCACCAGCATACCGGGCATGTCCATCCAACAAGCCTCCACCATCCTCCAAACGCAAGACCGGTTGTTAAAAGAATTCCCGGAAGTGGATCAGGTGATGGGCAAAATGGGGCGGGCTCGCACCGCAACCGATCCGGCCCCCTTACATATGGGCGAGACCATGGTGACCCTGAAGCCTCAAGAAGACTGGCGGCCGGGTATGACCTGGGACAAGCTCATTGCCGAAATGGACCAAAAGGTGAAATTGCCGGGCATGCCGAATATTTGGTGGATGCCGATTCAAACGAGAACGGAAATGCTCGCCACCGGCATTCGAAGCAGTTTAGGCATAAGAATCCTGGGGCCGAATTTAGAAGAACTGGAACGCATCGGGCTACACATTGAAAGCCTGCTTCACACACTGCAGGGCACCAGGAGTGCCTACGCCGAACGGGTCACGGGAGGGTACTATGTCGATATCGACGTCAACCGCACCGCCGCTGCCCGTTATGGCCTCACCGTTGGAGACGTGCAGGATGTCATAGAATCAGCTATTGGCGGGAAAAATATTGCATGGACCGTTGAAGGGCGAGAACGCTATCCGATTAATGTTCGATACCCGCGTGATCTGCGACAGGATGTGGAAGCGCTCAAGCGTGTCCTCGTCAGCACGCCAAAGGGCGAACAGATCCCTCTCGCCCAACTTTCTCACATCTCCACCACCACGGGACCGTCTTCTGTGCGAGATGAAAATGGATCGTTAGCGAGTATGGTGTTTGTCGATATTGCGGGCGAGGATCTCGGCACCTATGTTCACAAGGCCAAAGACCTGGTTCAGAAGCACATCACCCTTCCATCCGGGTATACATTACAATGGGCCGGTCAATATCAGTTTCTGGAGCGGGCACAAGAAAAACTCACGATTGTGATTCCCCTCACTTTGTTTCTCATATTCCTCCTCCTGTATCTCAACTTTCATTCAATCCCCCGATGTCTGCTTGTCTTGCTATCGGTGCCGTTCTCGTTGGTCGGAGCGATCTGGTATGTCAATTTCCTGAACTATCCTCTCAGCATTGCCGTGTGGGTCGGACTGATCGCCTTGGCAGGAGTGGCCGCAGAAACCGGCGTGATCATGGTGATGTTTTTGGACGAGGCTTGTGCCCGCCGGCAACGGGAGAACCGACTGCACTCATTGTCGGACCTGCGTGACGCGATCATCGAAGGGGCGGTCTTACGAGTCCGCCCGAAAATCATGACTGCCTCGGCCATCACCTTCGGTTTGCTGCCCATCATGTGGTCCCAAGGCACAGGTGCCGATGTCATGAAACGCATTGCGGCTCCGATGATCGGCGGAATGGTTACGGCGACGGTGCTCACGCTGTTGGTCATCCCCGTCATCTATTTCATCTGGCGAAGCCGGAGTCTCAAGAGCCGGATTCAGGGAACATGA
- a CDS encoding copper resistance protein B gives MSLYSVASHVTGVLAQALPPAHTGTPEAHISQGSPKPDWPSPVMDEENHSFFLADVLEYRPKFGGNGSDDDYRWDIEGWYGGDYNRIWFKSEGQRDTAFKADYDIDSQLLFGHFIQQYYDFQVGGRVETQSYRGRNVTRGLAVIGLQGLVPYNYELQPALFISQHGDLSARLTATKDLSLTQRLILQPRFETNAAIQRVRKFTTGSGLNNLELGFRLRYEIRREFAPYVGISLDKSFGDTASLVRQEGGNPSQIRFVVGIRAWF, from the coding sequence ATGAGTCTCTATAGCGTGGCGTCACATGTCACAGGTGTGTTGGCGCAGGCACTTCCACCTGCACATACGGGAACACCCGAAGCCCACATATCACAGGGTTCCCCAAAGCCGGACTGGCCCAGTCCTGTCATGGACGAGGAGAACCATAGTTTTTTCCTTGCCGACGTCCTTGAGTACCGGCCGAAATTTGGCGGGAACGGAAGTGATGACGACTATCGATGGGACATCGAGGGATGGTATGGGGGTGACTACAACCGAATCTGGTTCAAAAGCGAAGGGCAACGGGACACGGCATTTAAGGCCGACTATGACATTGATTCACAACTCCTCTTCGGACACTTCATTCAGCAGTATTACGATTTTCAGGTAGGGGGGCGCGTCGAAACACAATCCTATCGGGGCCGAAACGTCACGCGGGGACTGGCGGTAATCGGGCTACAAGGCCTCGTCCCGTACAACTATGAACTTCAGCCCGCCCTTTTCATTAGTCAACATGGGGACCTGTCCGCACGCTTGACCGCGACGAAAGATCTCTCCCTCACGCAACGGCTAATCCTCCAGCCTCGTTTTGAGACGAATGCCGCGATTCAACGAGTACGAAAGTTCACAACGGGTTCAGGACTGAATAATCTTGAATTGGGGTTTCGGCTGCGCTATGAAATCCGACGGGAATTTGCCCCCTACGTGGGAATCTCTTTGGACAAAAGTTTTGGAGATACCGCCTCACTGGTGCGGCAGGAGGGTGGAAATCCAAGTCAGATTCGATTCGTGGTGGGGATACGGGCATGGTTCTAA
- a CDS encoding two pore domain potassium channel family protein, with amino-acid sequence MVHYEVVYRIFIFMPSRSRRPRLGVIWGILLALIAHIIEILIFAAGYYGLIFAKEYGTFVGALAPGFEVCVYYSFVTHTTLGFGDLIPTGPLRFLTGIESLTGLVLITWTASCIYLQMETLHRKNFKSG; translated from the coding sequence ATGGTTCATTATGAAGTCGTCTACCGAATTTTCATCTTCATGCCCTCTCGATCCAGACGACCACGGTTGGGTGTTATCTGGGGCATCTTATTGGCGCTGATCGCGCATATCATAGAAATTTTGATTTTTGCAGCGGGGTACTATGGATTAATCTTTGCCAAAGAGTATGGGACGTTCGTGGGTGCGTTGGCCCCTGGATTTGAAGTATGTGTCTATTATTCTTTTGTTACCCATACGACGTTAGGTTTTGGCGATCTTATTCCAACCGGCCCGCTTCGCTTTCTCACCGGAATAGAATCACTGACCGGGTTGGTTCTGATTACCTGGACGGCATCCTGCATCTACCTCCAAATGGAAACTCTTCACCGCAAGAATTTTAAGTCAGGGTAA
- a CDS encoding copper resistance system multicopper oxidase, translating to MSINKDSHDARMTRRSLLKGVGALGIMAALGRLLPSYVLAGTTKAEAGYPSELRGKTIDLRIAELPFRIGELTGMAKTINGTLPGPLIRLKEGDNVTLNVTNRLMEDTSIHWHGLLLPPNMDGVPGVSFGGIKPASTFTYHYPIRQSGTYWYHSHSGFQEQSGIYGPLIIDPIEPEPFHYDQDYIVVLSDWTFESPESVFANLKKQSGYYNFQKRAAPEFFSDVSRMGLLPALQNYLMWDRMRMDPTDLADVTGYTYTYLMNGLAPEQNWTGLFRPGERVRLRFIAATAMTFYDVRLPGLTMTVVQADGQNVQPVVVEEFRIGPAETYDVIVQPNEDRAYTIFAETMDRSGYARGTLAPRAGMTAPLPDRRPRPLRTMASMGMPMEGMDMADMKKPDHHGVPHLEPPGMNKATKHATESIHDKHDMSDRPPDELRQSKIPGSTPVRHPPGHHGSGNQTVAEYSRQRLTEPGIGLANTGTRVLVYTDLKSLTPYPDQRKPEREIELHLTGHMTRYMWSFDGKKYSEAKEPIVFRNGERLRLTFVNDTMMEHPLHLHGMWMHLENGAGAFLPRKHTVIVKPAERVSVAITADAPGRWAFHCHLLFHMEAGMFRVVEVTGTEPEARS from the coding sequence ATGAGCATTAACAAGGATAGTCATGACGCTCGAATGACACGGCGTTCGTTACTGAAAGGGGTCGGTGCGCTGGGAATCATGGCGGCGTTGGGTCGCCTCCTTCCTTCCTATGTTCTAGCCGGTACAACCAAGGCAGAAGCGGGATATCCTTCAGAACTACGCGGAAAGACCATTGATTTACGCATTGCCGAGTTGCCGTTTCGAATCGGCGAGTTGACCGGAATGGCAAAAACCATTAACGGCACGTTACCCGGTCCTTTAATTCGTTTGAAGGAAGGTGACAATGTGACACTCAATGTCACGAACCGGTTGATGGAAGATACCTCCATTCACTGGCATGGCTTGCTTCTTCCGCCAAACATGGACGGTGTACCGGGTGTGAGCTTTGGTGGTATTAAGCCGGCCTCAACCTTCACCTACCACTATCCGATTCGGCAAAGCGGCACGTATTGGTACCACAGCCATTCCGGCTTCCAGGAACAATCAGGCATCTACGGCCCCCTTATCATCGACCCGATTGAACCGGAGCCGTTCCACTATGATCAGGACTATATCGTGGTGCTCTCGGATTGGACTTTCGAATCGCCGGAATCGGTCTTTGCCAATCTCAAAAAACAAAGCGGCTACTATAATTTCCAGAAGCGCGCCGCTCCCGAATTCTTTTCCGATGTGTCACGAATGGGATTGTTGCCTGCCCTGCAGAATTATCTCATGTGGGACCGGATGCGGATGGACCCTACAGATCTCGCAGATGTGACCGGGTATACCTATACCTATTTAATGAATGGATTAGCACCTGAACAAAATTGGACGGGCCTTTTTCGTCCCGGCGAACGGGTGCGCCTTCGCTTTATCGCGGCAACGGCCATGACCTTCTATGACGTCCGTCTGCCTGGCCTCACCATGACCGTCGTTCAGGCAGACGGGCAAAACGTGCAGCCCGTCGTGGTGGAGGAGTTTCGTATCGGACCGGCAGAAACCTACGATGTAATCGTCCAACCGAACGAGGACCGGGCCTATACCATTTTTGCCGAGACGATGGATCGCAGCGGGTACGCGCGCGGCACACTGGCTCCGCGCGCAGGTATGACCGCCCCCCTCCCCGACCGTCGTCCGAGACCACTTCGGACCATGGCTTCCATGGGCATGCCCATGGAGGGCATGGATATGGCCGATATGAAGAAACCCGATCATCATGGGGTGCCCCATTTGGAGCCTCCGGGAATGAACAAGGCAACAAAACACGCCACTGAAAGCATTCATGACAAGCACGACATGTCAGACCGTCCCCCGGATGAACTTCGCCAATCGAAAATTCCCGGCAGTACCCCTGTTCGACACCCTCCCGGCCATCATGGTTCCGGTAACCAAACGGTCGCCGAGTATTCGCGTCAACGCCTGACTGAACCCGGCATCGGGCTGGCGAATACCGGAACCCGCGTACTCGTCTACACGGACTTAAAAAGCCTGACACCCTATCCCGACCAACGGAAGCCGGAACGTGAAATTGAACTCCACCTGACCGGCCATATGACGCGCTATATGTGGTCGTTCGACGGCAAAAAATATTCTGAAGCCAAAGAGCCCATTGTCTTTCGTAACGGCGAACGCCTACGCCTCACATTCGTCAACGATACGATGATGGAACATCCCTTACACTTGCACGGGATGTGGATGCACCTTGAAAACGGGGCTGGTGCCTTTCTGCCGCGCAAACACACCGTCATCGTTAAACCGGCTGAGCGGGTTTCCGTTGCCATCACAGCGGACGCTCCCGGACGTTGGGCTTTTCACTGCCATCTGCTCTTCCATATGGAAGCGGGCATGTTCCGCGTCGTCGAGGTAACCGGCACCGAGCCGGAGGCGCGTTCGTGA
- a CDS encoding heavy metal translocating P-type ATPase — protein sequence MAKIDRVKDPVCGMMVDPLTAAGKFEHAGTMYYFCNPRCLDRFSHDPEGYLTGKHEQSMEAEPVKPGAKYICPMCPGVESPKPAACPKCGMALEPDMAAAPATKTEYVCPMHPEVIQDEPGSCPQCGMALEPREITLEEEENPELKDMTRRFWIGLVLAFPVFFLAMSEMIPGKPVQEILPPSVMSWMQWALATPVVLWCGWPFFQRAWASLVNRSLNMFTLIALGTGTAYLYSAVATLAPQLFPASFRGEGGEVAVYFEAAAVITVLVLLGQVLELRARSQTGSAIKALLGLAPKTARRILENGEEEDVSVDSVHPGDKLRIRPGEKIPIDGVILEGQSAVDESMITGESIPVEKEAEAQVTGGTVNGTGTLVMRVERVGRDTVLAQIVRMVSEAQRSRAPIQRMADLVAGYFVPIVVGVALLTFLIWAVFGPEPRMAHALVNAVAVLIIACPCALGLATPMSIMVGTGRGATAGVLMKNAEALEQLEKVDTLVVDKTGTLTEGKPKLMSVVSLSDMQEEDLLRLVASLERNSEHPLASAIVNGAKDKGLELWQAQDFQSKTGKGVTGTVQGHSMALGTRKFLEEEHHVKSETFGPLADKAEDLRRDGQTVMFVAIANQIAGLIGVADPIKPSTSEAIRLLHEEGIHVVMVSGDHQQTAQAVAKKLGIDEVKAEVLPEQKSQIIQQLQTRGNIVAMAGDGINDAPALAQARVGIAMGTGTDVAMESAGITLVKGDLRGIARARRLSQATMRNIRQNLFFAFFYNAIGVPIAAGILYPAFGILLSPMIAAAAMTFSSVSVITNALRLRTTTL from the coding sequence ATGGCCAAAATCGACCGGGTGAAGGACCCCGTCTGCGGCATGATGGTAGATCCCCTCACCGCTGCCGGCAAATTCGAGCATGCGGGCACCATGTACTACTTCTGCAATCCCCGCTGTCTGGACCGGTTCAGCCATGATCCGGAGGGCTATCTGACCGGCAAACATGAGCAATCGATGGAAGCGGAACCGGTCAAGCCCGGGGCGAAATACATTTGCCCGATGTGTCCGGGCGTAGAATCGCCCAAGCCTGCGGCTTGTCCGAAATGTGGCATGGCACTTGAGCCGGATATGGCCGCCGCACCGGCCACCAAAACGGAATATGTCTGTCCCATGCACCCTGAAGTGATACAGGACGAGCCCGGCTCCTGTCCCCAATGCGGAATGGCCCTCGAGCCACGGGAAATCACACTTGAAGAAGAAGAGAATCCCGAACTCAAAGACATGACGCGTCGATTCTGGATTGGTCTCGTATTGGCCTTCCCGGTCTTTTTCCTGGCCATGTCCGAGATGATTCCCGGCAAACCGGTTCAGGAAATCCTTCCACCTTCGGTCATGTCATGGATGCAATGGGCGCTCGCGACCCCGGTGGTCTTATGGTGTGGATGGCCGTTCTTCCAACGCGCCTGGGCTTCGCTCGTGAACCGCAGCCTGAACATGTTTACACTGATTGCGTTGGGAACCGGCACGGCCTATCTCTATAGCGCCGTGGCCACGCTCGCTCCTCAATTATTTCCAGCATCATTCAGAGGAGAGGGTGGTGAGGTGGCCGTGTATTTTGAAGCTGCCGCCGTGATCACCGTCCTCGTGCTATTGGGCCAGGTCCTGGAATTACGGGCTCGTAGCCAGACAGGCAGTGCCATTAAAGCCTTGCTTGGCCTGGCCCCAAAAACTGCCCGACGAATTCTCGAGAATGGCGAGGAAGAAGACGTCTCCGTGGATTCCGTACATCCAGGAGACAAGCTTCGTATCCGACCGGGAGAAAAAATTCCGATTGACGGAGTCATCCTTGAGGGGCAAAGTGCCGTGGATGAATCGATGATTACCGGAGAATCAATCCCGGTGGAAAAAGAGGCGGAGGCTCAGGTCACCGGGGGGACCGTCAATGGCACGGGAACGTTGGTGATGCGCGTTGAACGCGTGGGTCGGGATACCGTCCTGGCGCAAATTGTTCGCATGGTCAGCGAAGCCCAACGCAGCCGTGCGCCCATTCAACGGATGGCCGATTTGGTAGCCGGCTATTTTGTCCCGATTGTCGTCGGGGTGGCGTTACTGACCTTTTTGATCTGGGCTGTTTTCGGCCCCGAGCCTCGTATGGCTCACGCGCTCGTCAACGCCGTGGCAGTCCTCATTATTGCCTGTCCCTGCGCGTTGGGTTTGGCCACTCCCATGTCGATTATGGTGGGAACCGGACGAGGAGCCACAGCCGGCGTCCTCATGAAGAATGCGGAAGCCCTGGAGCAATTGGAGAAAGTGGATACCCTCGTCGTCGATAAAACGGGAACCCTCACAGAAGGCAAACCCAAACTGATGTCGGTCGTGTCCCTCTCCGATATGCAGGAGGAAGACCTGCTGCGATTGGTCGCCAGCCTGGAACGCAACAGCGAACATCCTCTGGCTTCCGCTATTGTGAACGGGGCGAAAGACAAAGGGCTGGAGTTATGGCAGGCTCAGGACTTTCAGTCAAAAACCGGCAAAGGCGTGACCGGAACCGTTCAGGGACACAGCATGGCACTCGGCACAAGGAAGTTTTTGGAGGAAGAGCATCACGTGAAGTCCGAGACTTTCGGGCCTTTGGCGGACAAGGCCGAGGACTTACGCCGGGACGGCCAAACCGTCATGTTTGTGGCCATCGCGAATCAGATCGCCGGCCTCATCGGAGTCGCCGACCCGATTAAACCATCAACGTCGGAAGCCATTCGCCTGTTACATGAAGAAGGGATTCACGTGGTCATGGTCTCCGGAGACCATCAGCAAACAGCACAGGCGGTTGCGAAGAAACTCGGTATTGATGAGGTGAAAGCGGAAGTGTTGCCCGAGCAGAAAAGCCAGATCATCCAACAATTGCAAACCCGAGGAAACATCGTGGCTATGGCCGGAGACGGCATCAATGACGCTCCCGCCCTCGCCCAGGCCCGGGTCGGCATTGCCATGGGGACGGGCACCGATGTGGCCATGGAAAGTGCCGGAATCACCTTAGTCAAAGGTGATCTGCGAGGCATTGCCCGTGCCCGCCGGCTCAGCCAGGCGACCATGCGCAACATTCGGCAGAATCTCTTCTTTGCCTTTTTCTACAATGCCATTGGCGTGCCGATTGCGGCGGGTATTCTCTATCCGGCATTCGGCATTCTCTTGAGTCCGATGATTGCCGCCGCGGCGATGACGTTTAGCTCGGTTTCGGTCATTACCAATGCCCTCAGATTGCGAACCACGACATTGTAA
- a CDS encoding permease encodes MSPYLQLYHEAALTSVGLFWMAFWAFGLGYLISSMIQVFVTRERMRKGMGEAGAKSVALATFFGFISSSCSFAALATTRSLFTKGAGLIPALAFLLASTNLVIELGIIIAVFLSWQFVVGEYVGGLLLVLLMWIMVKLTLPAHLEDQSRQHAKEIMGESQEEDIPDWKKLIRTTEGWRKVANRYVMEWAMVWKDVTIGFTVAGIIAAFVPKSFFQTLFVGSGSSHPAFGEIFVQTLVGPVAAFFTFIGSMGNIPLAAVLLSNGVSFAGIIAFIFSDLVVFPVLRIQAEYYGWKMALYILVVFLTVLIGTAILMHYGFSFVGMLPDSSTAKSVTDREFFNIDYTLFLNMGFLLMTAGFVGWKMKGNGEHDMEQKSLGDKILFWLAITGFIWLAGGLIVGLG; translated from the coding sequence ATGAGTCCTTATCTCCAACTTTATCATGAAGCCGCACTCACCAGTGTGGGATTGTTTTGGATGGCCTTCTGGGCCTTTGGGTTAGGCTACCTCATCAGCAGTATGATTCAAGTGTTTGTCACCCGTGAGCGGATGAGAAAGGGGATGGGAGAGGCCGGTGCTAAAAGTGTGGCGCTCGCCACGTTTTTCGGGTTTATTTCCAGCTCTTGCAGTTTTGCTGCCTTGGCGACGACCCGCTCCCTTTTCACCAAAGGAGCAGGGCTCATTCCGGCACTGGCATTTTTATTGGCCTCTACCAATCTGGTCATCGAGCTGGGGATTATCATCGCCGTGTTTCTCTCATGGCAATTTGTGGTGGGGGAATATGTGGGAGGCCTCCTTCTGGTCCTGCTGATGTGGATCATGGTTAAGCTAACCCTACCCGCACATCTGGAAGACCAATCCCGCCAACATGCAAAAGAGATTATGGGAGAAAGCCAGGAGGAAGATATTCCCGATTGGAAAAAATTGATCCGCACGACAGAAGGCTGGCGCAAAGTGGCCAACCGGTATGTCATGGAATGGGCCATGGTCTGGAAGGATGTCACTATTGGCTTTACGGTCGCCGGGATTATTGCGGCCTTTGTGCCAAAAAGCTTTTTTCAAACCTTGTTTGTGGGATCAGGCAGTTCCCATCCCGCTTTTGGGGAGATATTTGTGCAGACGCTCGTTGGCCCGGTCGCGGCTTTTTTTACCTTTATCGGCTCGATGGGAAACATTCCCTTAGCCGCTGTCTTGTTGAGCAATGGGGTGAGTTTCGCCGGAATCATCGCGTTTATTTTCAGTGATCTCGTGGTATTTCCCGTCCTACGAATTCAGGCAGAATATTATGGGTGGAAAATGGCCCTCTACATTCTTGTGGTGTTTTTGACGGTCTTGATCGGGACCGCCATTCTCATGCATTACGGATTTTCATTTGTGGGGATGTTGCCGGATTCCAGTACCGCAAAGAGTGTGACGGACAGAGAATTTTTTAACATTGACTATACGCTATTTCTCAATATGGGTTTTCTACTGATGACCGCGGGATTTGTGGGATGGAAGATGAAGGGAAATGGTGAACATGACATGGAACAAAAATCCTTGGGGGATAAAATCTTGTTCTGGTTGGCTATCACAGGTTTTATCTGGCTGGCAGGAGGCTTGATTGTGGGATTAGGATGA
- a CDS encoding type II toxin-antitoxin system VapC family toxin, translated as MTTLGQGRFFFDTNAALYLMGNALAEGLPIGSYHISVISEIELLSYPNLSTKEEATIRDFLSNIETIGLRSDVTETAIAFRRQHRMKLPDAIIAASASLLDAVLLTNDSALLKLPDIRAMALKLR; from the coding sequence ATGACGACGCTGGGGCAGGGACGGTTTTTTTTCGATACCAACGCCGCATTGTATTTAATGGGCAATGCATTAGCTGAGGGTCTTCCCATCGGTTCGTACCATATTTCGGTCATTTCTGAAATTGAATTGCTCTCTTATCCAAATCTGTCCACGAAGGAAGAAGCTACCATTCGTGATTTTCTCTCCAACATCGAGACCATTGGATTACGATCCGATGTCACAGAAACGGCGATCGCATTCCGTCGACAACACCGGATGAAATTACCAGATGCGATCATTGCCGCTTCTGCCAGCCTATTGGATGCCGTTCTTTTGACGAACGATTCCGCCCTGCTAAAACTGCCGGATATTCGGGCGATGGCACTCAAGCTTCGATAA